One part of the Acetoanaerobium sticklandii genome encodes these proteins:
- a CDS encoding sigma-54 interaction domain-containing protein yields the protein MVIKQKKKIMLIAGSRYTQDALYSQLIEYIGAEAEIIRYTIDEGIKPELNSDLFVFSSSESYKEFSQIEKEYKLTSYIIGKRMISYEYLDRVMILPKNQKIVFVNDTKESAEQGIQELVDLGIDYLDLIPYHPGIIKIPEDIKIAITPGEIDKSPKGIDEVYDIGVRVLDFVTIVNILKKLDILDDRIKIFADKYSNKIIDLSKKIMMLSEKNEKTEKFLRQNIVGKGYYAKYSFDDIKGKSEEIVEAKIRAEKLAKTDLTILIDGESGTGKELFASAIHNASKRNKAPFIAVNFSAISDELLESELFGYEEGSFTGAKKGGKIGLFEQADKGTIFLDEIGDISIKMQSKLLRVLQEKEIRRVGADRIIPVDIRIIAATNKDLRQMIQEKQFREDLYYRLKMGYVGLPALRHRKEDIPIIIESLFESKDLKSRSIDGRVLDVLINYDWPGNIRELINTLMYMSAVCDEKILDISSLPDDRFFGISIESIKDKINIELSINEKSALIAIHNLISKGELASREKIIIKMSDSGHKISDYQIRKIIKNLESKQLLGKAKGSYGLYITQTGKIAITDSL from the coding sequence ATGGTTATAAAGCAGAAAAAGAAAATAATGTTGATTGCGGGGAGTAGATATACTCAGGATGCTTTATATAGCCAGCTGATTGAGTATATAGGAGCTGAAGCTGAAATTATAAGATACACGATAGATGAAGGTATAAAGCCAGAACTAAATAGCGATTTATTTGTATTTTCAAGCAGCGAGTCTTACAAAGAATTCAGTCAGATAGAGAAAGAATATAAACTAACTAGCTATATAATTGGAAAAAGAATGATATCCTACGAATATCTAGATAGAGTTATGATTCTCCCGAAAAATCAGAAAATAGTATTTGTAAATGACACAAAGGAAAGTGCGGAACAAGGGATACAAGAGCTTGTAGATTTAGGGATAGACTATCTTGACTTAATTCCTTATCATCCAGGTATCATCAAAATACCAGAGGATATTAAGATTGCCATAACTCCAGGAGAAATAGACAAATCACCGAAAGGAATAGATGAAGTTTATGATATAGGTGTTAGGGTTTTAGATTTTGTAACTATAGTTAATATACTAAAAAAATTGGATATCCTCGATGATAGAATAAAGATTTTTGCTGATAAATATTCTAATAAAATCATAGATTTATCAAAAAAAATTATGATGCTTAGTGAAAAAAATGAAAAAACAGAAAAATTTTTAAGACAAAATATCGTTGGGAAAGGCTATTATGCTAAGTATTCTTTTGATGATATAAAAGGGAAAAGTGAAGAAATTGTTGAAGCAAAAATAAGAGCAGAGAAGCTAGCTAAAACGGATTTAACTATACTTATTGATGGAGAAAGTGGAACAGGAAAAGAGCTATTTGCCTCAGCGATTCACAATGCTTCAAAGAGAAATAAAGCTCCATTTATTGCAGTTAATTTTTCTGCTATTTCTGATGAGCTACTTGAATCTGAGCTTTTTGGATATGAAGAAGGGTCATTTACAGGAGCAAAGAAAGGTGGAAAGATAGGACTGTTTGAGCAAGCAGATAAAGGAACAATTTTTTTGGATGAAATTGGAGATATCTCTATAAAAATGCAATCTAAGCTTCTTAGAGTGCTTCAAGAAAAAGAGATAAGAAGAGTCGGAGCGGATAGAATTATTCCTGTAGATATAAGAATAATAGCAGCCACTAATAAGGATTTACGCCAGATGATACAGGAAAAACAATTCAGAGAAGACTTGTATTATAGACTTAAGATGGGGTATGTAGGACTTCCTGCACTTCGGCACAGAAAAGAAGATATTCCTATTATTATTGAAAGCTTATTTGAATCTAAAGACCTGAAATCAAGGAGTATTGATGGCAGGGTATTGGATGTATTAATAAATTACGATTGGCCTGGGAATATAAGAGAGCTTATAAATACTCTGATGTACATGTCGGCAGTATGCGATGAAAAAATATTAGATATATCTAGTTTGCCAGATGATAGATTTTTTGGCATTAGTATTGAAAGTATAAAGGATAAGATAAATATTGAATTAAGTATCAACGAAAAATCTGCACTTATTGCCATCCATAACTTGATTTCTAAAGGAGAGCTTGCGAGCAGGGAAAAAATAATTATTAAAATGTCAGATAGTGGACATAAAATTTCAGATTATCAAATTAGAAAAATTATAAAAAATCTTGAGAGTAAACAGCTATTAGGAAAAGCTAAAGGCAGCTATGGGCTATATATTACTCAAACAGGAAAGATAGCTATAACCGATAGTCTATAA
- a CDS encoding C4-dicarboxylate anaerobic carrier (fragment) gives MSIKKNELKESKSKSMLERSYKVPDTYVIIFFVVLLAAVLTYVVPQGYFETKDVTYMVDGEEKTRTVVDSETFQYVLDDSGQKVTNGVKFFEPYGEVGF, from the coding sequence ATGTCAATTAAAAAGAATGAGCTCAAAGAATCAAAATCCAAGAGTATGTTAGAAAGAAGCTATAAGGTACCTGATACCTATGTAATTATTTTCTTTGTAGTGCTTTTAGCTGCTGTTCTTACATATGTTGTGCCACAGGGATATTTTGAAACAAAGGATGTTACCTATATGGTGGATGGTGAAGAGAAAACGAGAACTGTTGTAGATTCAGAGACTTTTCAGTATGTTTTGGATGATTCAGGTCAAAAGGTTACTAATGGTGTTAAATTCTTTGAACCATATGGAGAAGTGGGTTTTTAG
- the yfcC gene encoding putative basic amino acid antiporter YfcC, whose translation MFEGLVKGDKWGSTVGIVAFILVIGGAFGIILKTGAVEAGILSMIKRTKGRESLLIPIIFFLFSLGGAVFGMGEEAIPFAMILVPLLIAMGYDAIVGIMITYVATQIGFATSWMNPFSVAIAQGVAGIPVLSGAGFRIVMWAVFTLVGIGFTWKYASNIKKNPTASVAYESDAFYRNDFKEKDIDVKFNLGHILVLLTILAGTIWVVWGVMENGYYIPEIATQFFVMGLVAGIIGVVFKLNEMGINDIASSFRDGAKDLVGAALVVGMAQGIILVLGGTSSTDGTVLNTILYNTSQMLVGLPTVAAGWVMYVFQSVFNFFVVSGSGQAALTMPLMAPLGDLVGVSRQVSVLAFQLGDGLTNLIVPTSGCLMGVLGVAKLDWGKWAKWQIKFQGVLFALATIFIIIAVVIGY comes from the coding sequence ATGTTTGAAGGTTTAGTGAAAGGTGACAAATGGGGCTCTACAGTAGGGATAGTTGCTTTTATCCTTGTTATTGGAGGGGCATTTGGAATAATATTAAAAACTGGGGCAGTTGAAGCTGGTATTTTATCCATGATAAAAAGAACAAAAGGAAGAGAATCATTACTTATTCCAATTATTTTCTTTTTGTTTTCTCTAGGAGGAGCTGTATTTGGTATGGGTGAAGAAGCTATACCATTTGCTATGATATTAGTACCACTACTTATTGCCATGGGATATGACGCTATTGTAGGTATCATGATAACCTATGTAGCAACTCAAATTGGATTTGCAACCTCATGGATGAACCCATTTTCTGTAGCTATAGCTCAGGGTGTTGCAGGGATTCCAGTACTTTCTGGAGCAGGATTTAGAATAGTAATGTGGGCAGTATTTACTTTAGTTGGAATTGGGTTCACATGGAAATATGCAAGCAATATAAAGAAGAATCCAACTGCTTCAGTGGCTTATGAATCTGATGCATTTTATAGAAATGATTTTAAAGAAAAAGATATTGATGTTAAGTTTAATCTAGGTCATATTCTTGTGCTGCTTACTATATTAGCTGGAACGATATGGGTAGTTTGGGGAGTAATGGAAAACGGTTACTACATACCAGAAATTGCCACTCAATTCTTTGTAATGGGGCTTGTTGCTGGAATTATTGGAGTAGTTTTCAAATTAAATGAGATGGGTATAAACGATATAGCATCTTCATTTAGAGATGGAGCTAAGGATTTAGTGGGTGCGGCTCTAGTTGTAGGTATGGCTCAAGGTATAATTTTAGTACTTGGAGGGACTAGCTCAACTGATGGTACTGTTTTAAATACAATTTTGTACAATACAAGTCAAATGCTAGTTGGATTACCAACAGTTGCAGCAGGATGGGTTATGTATGTTTTCCAATCTGTATTTAACTTCTTTGTAGTTTCAGGATCAGGGCAAGCTGCTCTTACCATGCCTCTTATGGCTCCACTTGGAGATTTAGTTGGAGTTTCTAGACAGGTTTCTGTCCTTGCTTTTCAGCTAGGAGATGGACTTACTAACTTAATTGTTCCAACATCAGGATGTCTTATGGGAGTACTTGGAGTTGCAAAACTAGACTGGGGAAAATGGGCAAAATGGCAAATTAAATTCCAAGGTGTATTATTTGCATTAGCTACAATATTTATAATTATAGCAGTTGTAATAGGATATTAA
- the iadA gene encoding beta-aspartyl-peptidase has protein sequence MLKLIKNIHVYSPEDMGVKDVLIAANKICRISDEIKIESNIEIEVIDGSDKLLFPGFIDSHVHILGGGGEGGFKTRTPEIMLSDITTGGITTVIGTLGTDGTTRSMASLLAKANALEEEGITTFVNTGSYQIPVKTLTESITDDLILIDKIIGVGELAISDHRSSQPTFDELAKIAAQARVGGMLSGKAGTINVHMGDSKRMLDLIEEIVEKTEIPKKHFIPTHMNRNPYLFEKSIEYASKGGYVDYTTSTVPLFIEEGEVPAYHTLKLLIDKGVDTSVVTFTSDGQGSLPGFDEDGNMSRIDVGKVTSLYESVRDSIIKDKVDIAKAIAVITENPAKIYGLSDKGKIAEGKDADLVIVDKSSLEIETVIAKGQIMIKDKAILVKGTFEK, from the coding sequence ATGTTAAAACTCATAAAAAATATTCATGTATATTCACCTGAGGACATGGGAGTAAAAGATGTTTTAATTGCTGCAAATAAAATATGCAGAATTTCTGATGAAATAAAAATCGAATCAAATATTGAAATTGAGGTTATAGACGGCAGTGATAAGCTTTTATTTCCAGGATTCATAGACTCTCACGTTCATATACTAGGCGGAGGAGGAGAGGGAGGCTTTAAAACCAGAACTCCAGAAATAATGCTAAGCGATATCACAACAGGAGGAATAACAACTGTGATTGGTACACTTGGTACTGATGGGACAACTAGAAGTATGGCTAGCTTACTTGCAAAAGCCAATGCACTAGAAGAAGAAGGGATTACTACCTTTGTAAACACAGGTTCATATCAAATTCCAGTGAAAACTCTGACTGAATCGATAACGGATGATTTGATTTTAATTGATAAAATTATAGGAGTGGGAGAACTTGCAATCTCTGACCACAGATCTTCTCAGCCTACTTTTGATGAGCTTGCAAAGATTGCTGCTCAGGCTAGAGTAGGGGGAATGCTAAGCGGAAAAGCTGGAACAATAAATGTTCATATGGGAGATTCCAAGCGAATGCTAGATTTGATTGAAGAGATAGTTGAAAAAACTGAAATCCCTAAAAAGCATTTTATACCTACCCATATGAACAGAAATCCTTATCTTTTTGAGAAGTCTATTGAATATGCATCAAAAGGTGGATATGTGGATTATACTACAAGCACTGTACCGCTTTTTATTGAAGAAGGTGAAGTACCAGCATATCATACTCTTAAGCTATTAATTGATAAAGGAGTAGATACTAGTGTGGTTACTTTTACTTCAGATGGACAAGGATCGCTTCCTGGATTTGATGAAGATGGTAATATGAGTAGAATAGATGTGGGCAAAGTTACTTCTTTATATGAATCTGTTAGAGATTCTATAATCAAAGACAAGGTGGATATAGCTAAAGCAATTGCTGTAATTACCGAAAATCCAGCAAAAATTTATGGATTATCAGATAAAGGAAAAATAGCTGAAGGAAAAGATGCAGACTTGGTAATAGTAGATAAATCATCACTTGAAATAGAAACAGTTATTGCAAAAGGTCAAATTATGATAAAGGATAAAGCTATTTTGGTAAAAGGAACGTTTGAAAAATAA